A region of Carassius auratus strain Wakin chromosome 11, ASM336829v1, whole genome shotgun sequence DNA encodes the following proteins:
- the LOC113111088 gene encoding 60S ribosomal protein L22-like, translating to MAPIKKQVTKGGKKKKQVLKFTLDCTHPVEDGIMDAANFEQFLQERIKVNGKSGNLGGGVVSIERSKSKITVTSEVPFSKRYLKYLTKKYLKKNNLRDWLRVVANTKESYELRYFQINQDEEEDDED from the exons AAAAAGCAGGTGACCAAGGGTGGGAAAAAGAAAAAGCAGGTCCTAAAGTTCACCCTGGACTGCACCCACCCTGTGGAGGATGGCATCATGGATGCTGCTAACTTT GAACAGTTCCTCCAGGAGCGAATCAAAGTAAATGGTAAATCTGGTAACTTGGGTGGTGGCGTGGTCTCCATTGAAAGGAGCAAAAGCAAAATTACAGTGACATCCGAGGTCCCCTTCTCTAAGAG GTACCTGAAGTATCTTACGAAGAAGTATCTCAAGAAGAACAACCTGCGTGACTGGCTGCGTGTAGTAGCGAACACCAAGGAGAGCTACGAACTGCGTTACTTCCAGATCAAccaggatgaggaggaggatgatgaagattaA